GCACCCCGATCAGGAacacgctgccgccggcggccccgAGTACGATCCCAATCGTTGTGCCTGCCGTCAAGCCCGCCCCTCCGCCTTCTGACGATGTCCCCGTCTCGCTCGGTTGCGGCAGTGGCGTCGATAGGGCCGtgggcatcgtcgtcgtttgCAAGATGTCCGTTGGGGCATCGGTCGGTGTGGGTATCGCGTTCGGCTGCTGCGTCAGGACCGGGACATAGCCGGGCTGCCATATGACGCTGCCCCCCGCCGCTGTCGGCAGCTGAACGACGTTTTGGAGTATCGAAGAGTCGGTGAAGGCGACGGTGCGTGATGTCTGAGGACACCAGCACGCGTCTGCCGATGCGAGCGTCGTTGGTCGTGCCGCTTGCTCGCAAGCAACCCATTCTTCTGAAGTGCCGTTGCAGTAGACCAGGCCGGCCCATGGTTGGTCTGAATGTGAGTCCCCTCGTCAGCCCCCATCTCGCTCCGGATCCTCCTCCCCGATCATCACAACGTACCATTGAAGACACCTTTGTCAGGGCAGCTCGGATGGCGATACTCGGGGTCGCTGCAGCCCGCGAGATACGTGATGCCGAATCGGCCGTTGTAACATGCCCGGCTCGACAGGCACatgtcgccgccctggcAGCACGTCTTGTCcccgaagacggcgttgccGCAGGGAAACCATTCCTCCACCTCTTCGCCGGGGCCGCGGAAGCATGTCCCGTTCGTGATGAAGGGATTCGGCGCGCCCATGGCCGGTTGTTGTCCTTCTCAGTttgccccccttccctcgaTGAAATACGGGCGTCTCTTCGGAGTGTGTTGATTCACCAGGTATTGCTACTGTCGCcgagcgagacgctgagTGAGAGGACTTGTCGAAACTGCGGTCTTCCAAAAAGCACTCGATGGTTCGGAAATCGGGATGGCTGGGTAAGGGGTACAAAGATGGGGGTAGGGGGAAGGCGTCGATATGTAGAATCCCTTTTCGCACCGGATCATGATGGCGTGGGTCCCGCGGTTGTCTTATAACTGGAATGTTTGCCCAGCCCAAGGTCAAGCGTCGCGCGCATCCCATCCCCCGATCCCATACACCATAGCGTGTTTCTGCGTCagcccagaagaagaaaccgATGGACgctctccccttccccgctCCCCTTGGGCAGAACATTTCAGAGGTTGAGACAATTCGATACGAGCTTGGCGATCTGTTAAACCACTTTAGCTCCCTGAACCATGCCCTTTTCTGGTCATGAGAATTCATCCAATGATGTCAGCGCCGTTTTCAACAATCGGTTCAGATGTCTTTATTCCGGGTGAGTGAAGTATCAACGTTTTCGAGCAAACAGATAGTCTTACCCGTCGAATGCAGGCAGGTATCCGTAGCTGCGCCTACCTTGACAACTTTCATCTCTATTTTTGTCTAGGTGAGCAGCGTTCAGTCGCTTATACCAACTACTTCGATGGGCTTAAGTTTCCCTCCTGAATCACGTGAGGTTGATCTAGTAGCGACAGTCTCCGGATGTTACAGCAGACCGGCGCCAACGCAAAGCACGTCTGGGGTAGATTGTACTCAGTTAAAAAGCCGTGAGTACGTTGCATATGCGTGTTGAAAGATTGCTAGTGTCAGTTCCGAGACAAGAAACCTGCATTCTTAAATTATATTGTACCTTCGCCCTGTTTCCCATGCTGCAATCCAGTCCCTGATGAAAAGCCCATCCAGGGGTTCTTTTCACCAAGAACTATACCCATGTCTCGTACCGACGACTGTCGTGCTAGCTTTTTGCGGATGTAATGTGCTCGCGCGCGAGGGCATTCTAGCAAGCATTACGCATCAATGGAAAGGCAATCACGGTGTCGGACGTGAAGCAAGCGACACTTAGCTCTCGGAGACACTAAGAAATAGCCAGATCATGATCGATTCTTCGGGCGCTGCCCCCCGTATAGCCCGGAAAGCAAAGTCGGACCCAAGTCGATGGGCGATGAGGCATCGGGCTACAACTTTGTGCGGATCGGAACAGTCCACATGCCTCGTCAATAGAGATTGTACCTTCCTTCACAGGACGATTGTCTCTATCTGGTAAAATTTCGGTCTGATGGTTTCGTGGACTGGTGGTTCTCGCAAGACAGATTGTATTACCCCGGTCAAAAAAGCCAACATACCTAGTACCAGATGAGGGGGGATATTTAATCATCCTTGAGGTGTCTGCCGCTGCCGATTCGATACTTTGCGTTTCTTCTCTCGGATTCATCACTGGCGGTACGCCGTTTGGGGTCCGTCGAATAGCCGGTGATGAGGCACGGATAAATGATATGAGTTTAGGCATTTGATAGACATTATAAAATCTGATGCAAACTACAGACATCAGAATTTGTTCTTCGCTCGATCTGTAGTATGCACCACATCTGTAAATTGCCAAAGCCGAACGTTTTACTACAGCTGATGGCAGTACAACAAAGACTATTCTTACATACTTCAATCTCCATATAAGAAAGAACATGTCAATATCCGTTTGTTCATTCAGTCGATGCTCAACAGCCCATAGCATGTGACAGAGCTCCCAAAGCACAGACATCATCGTACTCTGCCGTTGTCAGCAATGTCAATGGGCCGAAGCCTGGCTGCCGAAGTTCACGCATGGTGTTGTCGAGACGACTCAGGAGATACTTTGATTTCGAGTAGGAGCCGGCGAGAAGAacatgctgtcggagtggTCAGCCCAGGAGTACATTGGCAGATAATGCTGGCCAGGATGGATGTGTTGGTTTCCTACCGTAGAATAttctcttctcgtcgacaGCTGTGTTACGGTGTCCGCGAGCATCTTCTGGATCATAGAGACGCTCTGCATGAAGCAGCGCATGATTTCAGAGTTGGCAAACTTGAGCCTCCCGTGCTGGAAGCCGGGGATGGCCGACGGGATCTCAAACTCGACGGTCCAGTCCTTGCCGTCGCTGTCGAAGCCGGGCAGGATCTTGTCGTTGAACTGGTCGCAGCAGGACTTTACGATCTCGTGTAtcgcggcggcatcgaaCTTGCGAGATAACTCGCGCTCGTAAATCCTGAGTTGATCGATCACGAGCTTGGCAAACTGGGCCTGGGCGTGGCCGTGGCTATTGTGGCATAGGTCTGTCAGCTCCAAgcaaccagcagcaggctaCTTTTTGCGTCTCGGACACCTTTCTTGACCGGGTTCTGTAACAGTTGCAAAGGAAAACAGAGAgggaaggagaaaaaagacGTACCCGGCTATTTCTGCCATGTACGACGATTGGAGGTCGTGTatctcgacaagctcgcgCGAGGCAGCTTCCAGGCTGTACGGCGTGCAGTCaacgagcttctcctcgcaGTTGAGGACAACGGCGACGGTCTCGAATCTACTAGGGTCTGTGTGATCGAGAGCCAGCTGCCTGGAGGTGAGGAGGTAGTACTGCACGATGGCGTACGATTGCGGGATGACCTTGGCATGTTGCAGGAGCGGAGCCTCCTCCAACGCCTTCGTCCAGAGCTCCCGCGACGTACGATCGAGCAGATCCGGCAAGACGTACACCAGCGCCTCTAGCCTGAGAGAGTTGACCGTCCCAGAGGCGGCGATCGACTGCCCACGGCACAGGATGTTTGCTACCTCTGCTTCGATCTGTGCTGTTGCCGCCTGTTGTCTTGCGAGGAGTTCCTTTTCGTCCGGAATGAGCCGGGACGTGTCTCCGAGTGTACCGAAATCGTTGAGCAAGTCtcgtggcgacgacgagtcgACGGTGAACCCTGAAGTGTCCGCGAGCGGAGAGGGTTTGCGACTGGAGTACATGTTCGCCTTGCGGATGAAGCCTCGCATGCCGGAAGTAGGAGATTGCACGCTTGCTTCGTGCCTGGCCGGACGAGCCTGTTGTTGTTAGAAATTAGTCAGTAACAGTCAGCTTTCATTGCTCCCTATCATCCTGCCCGTGACAAAATTAAGATAAACTTACGGGCATCTGACATATGCTGACTTCGTCGTACCCCGTTCTCACGGCAACAGAGCCGTCCGAGGCGACGCTGAACGAAACGCCCACGAAGCCTAGTCCAGAGTttgacgaagacgtcgacaATGGCAGAAACTGGCTCTGGTCACCGGATGGCCGCGGCTGGCCGATGTTTCCAATGTCCTTCTGAACGGTCCAGCGTGTGCGGCGACTTGAGTTGCTCTGCATGCTGGCGTTGGACCTAAAGCGTCGGAGTTGGTGGccgctcgacgacgtcggtgaCAATAAGGACGACGGGGACCATGGGGCAGTGTTATTCGCGTATGCGGTCGTGTCGCTTGGAGTCACCACTTCGAGGGTCGAGTAGAACTCGTCCCCGACTATCTCTCCCGCAGTCTCAGGTTGAGTCAAAGATTGGAGATAGCTTTGTTGGTGGTAGCCTTGCCCGCTTGCTTGAGCTGCTTGTGGTGGCCTCTCTCGAACACCCGTCGATCgggcctgggcctgctgtACCTTATCAATGAGGCGACTGTGGCCCACTGGGCGGTTGACGGACCTTGTGTGACCAAGGGGAAGATGGGCTGGGGCCGACTCCGTCCTCTGATTCAACACGTCCGGGCGAACCTCATTATTGTAGTTTGACGACAGATCCGGCGTTGATCTTACAGCCCCCATGTCCAGCCGCGAGACGGGTCGGCTCAGCTGAGAATGGCTCCGAAGGATACCGCTTGTGTTCTCCAAGAGGACACTGGGGGTTGGCGATAGCCGTTGTGAGACGCTACGCATCGGTAACTGTTGAGATTCATCTGTCGGGTGAATGACAGATCTCCACACGGGCGTGTTCAAATCCTCGGAGCGGCTATGGTAATGCCTTTTGGGGGAGGCGGGACGCAGAGACGGCATGGCTTGAGTGTGCTGGAGGCCTTGCCGTGACTGCGCGAGGTGTTCTTGTTGTGTCCTCCAATCTGGAAACCCTGCGGAGCTGCCGCCATATTGATTCCCGGGACCATGACTATCTGCGCCAAAGGTCTGTCTCGAGTCGGGCAACAAGTTGAATGTGATCCCCGGAACGTTCTGAACGACCACGTCCCTCCCAGTGTCCACGACCATTTCCTTCCCGGTGTCCGTCTCCCCGATCGACGAcgcccctctcccttcttcccGTTGGGCCCGCAAGAGACCGTTTGCTGGCTCTTTTAGCAGAAGCGTCTGCCAGTGCCCAGAGAAGTCTACTCGTGCTTCGAGCTCCGAGTTGCTGATCGACTCGTCGTCCACAGCTTGTTGTGGAGCAGCAGGTGAGGGAGATGGTTGGGGCTCttggccgctgccgccgccgccgccccggccaGCGAAGATGGACTGTACCAGATCCTCTTGGTCCAAAATGAATCGTTTAGGGGACGAAAGGACGTCCCGGATGGTCGGAGTCCACCCCCGAGGGATCGAGTGCCGCACGGTCTCGGCCTCCAGAGCATGTTCCGGGCCCCGCTTGTCGTGGATCGACGCAAATAGCCACAGGCATCCGTAGTACTGTTGGCTCTCCCGCCCAAagaccttcttcttcccctgcAGCACGGTCTTGCAGGTGTTGTAGGCTTCTTCCAgttttccttcttccaggTGCGCGATGCTGATGGCCTGCAGGAGATCGAGGACGGGCAGGTTGTCGGCCGGCCTGGCCTTGGGCAGCGAGTCGAGGATGCCCGCTGCGTGGTTCCATTTGTCTTGCAGACAGCAGCAGAGGGCCAACTGGAGCTTGAGCTGCCTGAAGTTGGAggctccggcggcgtcgcccgtCAAGCGTTCCACGGCCATCCGCAAGAacttctcggccttgctgTAGTCCTTCGAGACGAACCGCTCGTAAGCCA
The DNA window shown above is from Colletotrichum destructivum chromosome 2, complete sequence and carries:
- a CDS encoding Putative fungal domain of STAND protein, with the translated sequence MDPLSIAASAAALAGAAGTLSIWLFDLVNKIKNVDSKLSDLCKEVEQLTNLLTSVEKTVKQCQSQVLTLAHLDQHMWEQINTTLADCQCNIDGLDRLVMKLMSQYDPEAKAFARLLKKPSLHFHFVVHKDEIQDYTTKIVKSNYAMQTTLAVVSVSLNFRTTVSQEAIFQELERLNKLIQKSFEAAERREVVPDPSSLRQSMNLQSLARAAKRFHTVTTTTASTAYGAGDRRPSTVFGGSESGDLTEVRIAEIEQWRKFNQLSVVDESTEDSMTEVSLSSGHRDTSTIITTPDTETFPRGQPKPAVQPAAVADDSDDDSDVELDFLRNSEELAYERFVSKDYSKAEKFLRMAVERLTGDAAGASNFRQLKLQLALCCCLQDKWNHAAGILDSLPKARPADNLPVLDLLQAISIAHLEEGKLEEAYNTCKTVLQGKKKVFGRESQQYYGCLWLFASIHDKRGPEHALEAETVRHSIPRGWTPTIRDVLSSPKRFILDQEDLVQSIFAGRGGGGGSGQEPQPSPSPAAPQQAVDDESISNSELEARVDFSGHWQTLLLKEPANGLLRAQREEGRGASSIGETDTGKEMVVDTGRDVVVQNVPGITFNLLPDSRQTFGADSHGPGNQYGGSSAGFPDWRTQQEHLAQSRQGLQHTQAMPSLRPASPKRHYHSRSEDLNTPVWRSVIHPTDESQQLPMRSVSQRLSPTPSVLLENTSGILRSHSQLSRPVSRLDMGAVRSTPDLSSNYNNEVRPDVLNQRTESAPAHLPLGHTRSVNRPVGHSRLIDKVQQAQARSTGVRERPPQAAQASGQGYHQQSYLQSLTQPETAGEIVGDEFYSTLEVVTPSDTTAYANNTAPWSPSSLLSPTSSSGHQLRRFRSNASMQSNSSRRTRWTVQKDIGNIGQPRPSGDQSQFLPLSTSSSNSGLGFVGVSFSVASDGSVAVRTGYDEVSICQMPARPARHEASVQSPTSGMRGFIRKANMYSSRKPSPLADTSGFTVDSSSPRDLLNDFGTLGDTSRLIPDEKELLARQQAATAQIEAEVANILCRGQSIAASGTVNSLRLEALVYVLPDLLDRTSRELWTKALEEAPLLQHAKVIPQSYAIVQYYLLTSRQLALDHTDPSRFETVAVVLNCEEKLVDCTPYSLEAASRELVEIHDLQSSYMAEIAGHGHAQAQFAKLVIDQLRIYERELSRKFDAAAIHEIVKSCCDQFNDKILPGFDSDGKDWTVEFEIPSAIPGFQHGRLKFANSEIMRCFMQSVSMIQKMLADTVTQLSTRREYSTHVLLAGSYSKSKYLLSRLDNTMRELRQPGFGPLTLLTTAEYDDVCALGALSHAMGC